GAACTCTTACGTCCCAATTATTGGTTAATATCGTCGTTTGCTTTTTTCCGACTTTCATAGCATTTTCGTCTATTTTTCGCCAACCAACACGCCGATGCACTGTCGTAAACGCTGACCACATGGTCGAGCCGTAAAACAGTTGAAGTGCAACATGGCTGCTTCTGTAATTAGGaggctttatttatttgtcccTGGGTTTATCGGGGAGCCGGTTTCAACCCTGTCGGGTTTATTTTACGGAATGTTAACCACAAACAGTAAAAGTGCTTACAGACTCAGCAAAATTTGTCTCAGTCCTAGACTTAAGTATGGCTCTAAGGCGACGGATTGCGCACGGGTAAATTGTTCAGATAGCTCACTAGGTTATGTTACTACCGCTTGTCGTTTGTcagttaacgttagctggctCTTTCGCTGCAGATACAGCTCGCAAAGTGTTTGAAGGCGCATTAACATTTCTGCTACACATCCAGCTAATTAGGTTCATGAAGAAAGCTAACGACGTAACGTTTACGACTCTTACTGACTGACCGAACTGTTTTAACTATCCAGCTTGGTAACATGTGAAATAGTTATACTTATGATTAATTatttaagtcgctctgtataaggGCTGCTGTAAAgcaaaattgaaataaaatataatgattGATGTTTATCTTTTATGCAGGACGAACTGATAAACATTCCAGTTGGTACGTAGCTATGAAATTACTTGTACGTGGTTGGTGGAAGCATTCTTACTTAAATGTAGCCGTTccttgcaagctagctaatgctCCCCTTCTGTCTCCTGTTCAGATCGCCTGACCGTAACCTACAGTCGCAGCAGCGGGCCGGGCGGGCAGCACGTGAATAAAGGTCAAAACATGGTCACTGTTTACATTTAGCTTCTTGTATAACATTCATAACAGTAGCAAACAAGCACAAGTTAGGTAGCTGGCTATATAGCCAactggggtttttttccccgACAAGCCGAATAACACCACGGGGAAATATATGCAACAGtacaaatacaattattttgtatttgtattattgttttcGTATTATCCACGAGGGACTGCAAATTATGTAGAAAGTGTCATAATGGcatatgctgtttttctttcacagttaaCACAAAAGCAGAGGTCCGATTCCACGTACAAACAGCTGACTGGATTCCGGCGGAGGTGCGAAACAAAATCCTTATTAAGGTGATAGTTCTAATACGATATTCACATGAACACTACAGCACGTTGTTGTACTCATTGAAGTGAATTCCTAtcaacagcagagagggaacCGGGgcaaaatgcatataataaATGTCAAACCTGTAAGAGACCATCAATACCTGTACAAGGCAAAATAGAAGCAGACCAAGTCAGAATGTTAGGAATTAATtgtgcacttttgtacgtcgctttggataaaggcgtctgctaaatgattaaatgtaaatgtaaactgttttAGCTATGGTGTACTTCAGGAAACCGGAATCAATAACATGAGTGACTTCGGGAGATATTTAACCAATGCATATGCCATTTTATTGCGTTCACACAAGCCTTTCTTTATTCTATGTGTCTGCACCAACCCCTAGTTTTCACTCCTTAACCCTCTAATATGACCCTAGCTGATAAGGGAACAGATACATATTCTCTTTGAATCTTGATTTGCCAGTTGAAACATACTTTGTCAGTATACCACATTAGCAGTCTGCTACTGCTGATATAGGTcttattcagacattttttcTATCCCCTCCTAAccacaaaagaataaaaaccgTATCAACAAAGCAGGGGAGCTGCTGGTAACTTCAGAGGTTAGCCGCAGTCAACAGAGAAACCTGGAGGACTGCTTGCAGAAAATTAATGACATCATCTCAAAGGCCAACCAGAAGCCACAGGAGCCAACAGCAGAAGATGTTGCTCTTCGGCAAGCCAGGTAAAGTTCTGTCCACCCTGTCAGCTCAGCTGACCGAGCATGGAGAATAACACTGTCCATACAAAGAAGGTTGTAATCATGTAACTGTAAATGCCACATTAGACCACAGACCGAAACCAGGGTATGCCAGAGTGGGAAAAGCTGAAAATAGTCCTATaactctttctgtctttccaaCTTCCTGATTTACATCTGGCCTTGTACATTAAAGCTTGCCTCAACGGCATTTCAAGTTGGATGTGCAGTCGGTACCTCAGACTCCTAAACAGAATTAATCTGTCTTCTGGCCAGCTTCAACAGTCTTTCTGTTAGCTTGGGTAACACAAAGATGTGTGCATCCGAGATTGCCAAGAATCTTGGTGCAGGTCTGGGGAACTGTCCTTTACCAAGAACACAGCATCAATCACCTGGAGCTCTTGATTCTTTCTTTATAATATCTGCAAAATCTGTGCATTTCTCACCACATATGCTGTCTAGCTCAATACCTAGGTATTGTGCAGGCACTTTGTTGGGACTACTGCGTGTCTCACTTTGTGTGTTTCCCCACATGTGCCATCAAGCCACTTAAGCCCATATAGAATGCTGCGGCTCATATTGTTGTCACACCTTGCACGTCACACCTCTGTTTGATTGAATGCCCAGTTACTATTTGATATTTAATCTGACAGATATTTTCACCTGCTTATGTTTTGTTCAGGCTAGAACACAGGAACCAGGAGAGGCTGAAACAAAAGAAGATGCATTccacattaaaacagaacagaagggTGGATTTTGATTAAGGGGAAGACTTCCCTTCCTGATCGTGAATGTTTAGTAAATGCCATGGAGAATCATGAACTTTTCCCTGTTGTTAAATAAAATCTGCCATAAAGATATCTTGAAGAAAAAATGATCTCAGTCCAGAATATTCACAGGCACTGCTGAACATCTGAGTTGTTTTAGCAACATTCTCTTTAAATGTGGGAAGGcactcaaacacattttgagatTTTGGTCTGTTTAGGATCTATCTTTATAACGCAACAAGGGGGATTTCAATAGTTTCTTATTTGCTGGTGTACTTTTTGGTGCTAAGTCTTTCCCTTGTTTTCATATTAAACAAAGAGTCatatacacagcacagcttGGGCAGAGGTGGACAATGAGCATGGAGGTGATAGTGTTATATGCTTAAGTGGATAAACAAAGATAAGATGGTAGTGG
This genomic stretch from Megalops cyprinoides isolate fMegCyp1 chromosome 1, fMegCyp1.pri, whole genome shotgun sequence harbors:
- the mrpl58 gene encoding peptidyl-tRNA hydrolase ICT1, mitochondrial isoform X3; translated protein: MTLIREVAANLHQRTLTSQLLDELINIPVDRLTVTYSRSSGPGGQHVNKVNTKAEVRFHVQTADWIPAEVRNKILIKNKNRINKAGELLVTSEVSRSQQRNLEDCLQKINDIISKANQKPQEPTAEDVALRQARLEHRNQERLKQKKMHSTLKQNRRVDFD
- the mrpl58 gene encoding peptidyl-tRNA hydrolase ICT1, mitochondrial isoform X1; its protein translation is MAASVIRRLYLFVPGFIGEPVSTLSGLFYGMLTTNSKSAYRLSKICLSPRLKYGSKATDCARDELINIPVDRLTVTYSRSSGPGGQHVNKVNTKAEVRFHVQTADWIPAEVRNKILIKNKNRINKAGELLVTSEVSRSQQRNLEDCLQKINDIISKANQKPQEPTAEDVALRQARLEHRNQERLKQKKMHSTLKQNRRVDFD
- the mrpl58 gene encoding peptidyl-tRNA hydrolase ICT1, mitochondrial isoform X2 — encoded protein: MAASVIRRLYLFVPGFIGEPVSTLSGLFYGMLTTNSKSAYRLSKICLSPRLKYGSKATDCARDELINIPVDRLTVTYSRSSGPGGQHVNKVNTKAEVRFHVQTADWIPAENKNRINKAGELLVTSEVSRSQQRNLEDCLQKINDIISKANQKPQEPTAEDVALRQARLEHRNQERLKQKKMHSTLKQNRRVDFD